A genomic region of Balearica regulorum gibbericeps isolate bBalReg1 chromosome 8, bBalReg1.pri, whole genome shotgun sequence contains the following coding sequences:
- the KTI12 gene encoding protein KTI12 homolog yields MPLVVLCGRPGSGKSRRAAELRAALHGPERQVHVVAEAEGGRAALRAEVERRLSRRDVVIVDAGNEVRSIRYELYCAARQAGTARCLLHCAGGPGRPDEPPFEAPDPSNRWDRPLFTVHGEEPLPLAAIRAALFESAPPPPHRATRTQPLQSSSFLHHLDRVTQEVLAAVMAAQRSGAQPGEVVRVPGVAEGLVLNRPVSMAELSRLRRQFISYTKMQPSDENLPQLASMFLQYLSRSIQ; encoded by the coding sequence ATGCCGCTGGTGGTGCTGTGCGGGCGGCCGGGCAGCGGCAAGAGCCGGCGGGCCGCGGAGCTGCGGGCGGCGCTGCACGGGCCGGAGCGGCAGGTGCACGTCGTGGCCGAGGCGGAGGGCGGTCGGGCGGCGCTGCGGGCCGAAGTGGAGCGGCGGCTGAGCCGGCGGGACGTGGTGATCGTGGACGCGGGCAACGAGGTGCGGAGCATCCGCTACGAGCTGTACTGCGCGGCGCGGCAGGCGGGCACGGCGCGCTGCCTCCTGCACTGCGCCGGCGGCCCGGGCCGCCCCGACGAGCCGCCCTTCGAGGCCCCCGACCCGAGCAACCGCTGGGACCGGCCGCTCTTCACGGTGCACGGGGAGGAGCCGCTGCCGCTGGCCGCCATCCGCGCCGCCCTCTTCGAgagcgccccgccgccgccgcaccgCGCCACCCGCACCCAGCCCCTGCAGTCCAGCAGCTTCCTCCACCACCTCGACCGCGTCACCCAGGAGGTGCTGGCAGCCGTCATGGCCGCCCAGAGGAGCGGGGCGCAGCCCGGGGAAGTGGTCCGTGTCCCCGGCGTCGCCGAAGGGCTGGTGCTGAACCGGCCCGTGAGCATGGCCGAGCTGAGCCGTCTGCGGAGGCAGTTCATCAGCTACACCAAGATGCAGCCCAGTGATGAAAACCTGCCGCAGTTGGCCAGCATGTTCCTGCAGTACCTGAGCCGCAGCATCCAGTGA